Below is a window of Ctenopharyngodon idella isolate HZGC_01 chromosome 7, HZGC01, whole genome shotgun sequence DNA.
TCCCTGAAAAAGAGGAATCAAACATCATCACAGCAAACATGTCTTCCTCTTGCTGAAATCAATCTAATTCTCGCACCACACAACTCAAATGATGTGTGCTTTATACATCTCATATATACAGATCTCTTGTTGTTGCAAACCTGtaagagtttctttcttctgttgaactaaaaagaagaatgctggtaaccagacagttgacggtagttATTGACTTTCacagtagggaaaaaaaaatgtaagtcaatagctaccgtcaactgtctggttaccagcattcttcaaaatatcttctttttagttcaacagaagaaagaaactcatacaggtttggaacaacttaagggtgagtaagttatgacagttttcatttatgggtgaactgaCTCTTTATGGAGATCCTATGTCAGGTTACaggtttatttgtatagcgctttcaCAATAAACACTGTTTTAATGCAGCTTTACATATTGGATTACTCTGTCGAATTATGCATCAAAATGCATTGAAAATTAACCCTTTTCTAGGATAAGTCCATAATTctttacttttaattattttcttaGTCCCACGGAACAATTAGCAAACAAAACAGTAGGTATAAATACATAGGTTAATAGAGGGAACTAAACAGGAACAGCTGAACCAAATAAAAACTGTGTAGCCATTAAACCTAACAAGAACTAATGCAGATACGACAGGAACTAAACTAAACAGAACAGGACCGTGACAGACGCAGGTTTAACAGCAGTTTGTCCTTTGTGTGGCACCCTCTACAATGCAAGTACACCAGTCGCATATGCGACCAAATTTCACGAGAGGCGactaaaaaatgtcttttattagCCAATAGCTAGTAAATTGTACAATCTCAGTTGCCTGTAATTGAGTTGGAGGCAAAAAAGTTTAGCGCAGATATAATTGTATTGCCTGTTGAGCTTTGGGGTGTCTCGTGGCTGAGGGCGCCCTCTGTCGCTTTCTCTCCCACACGCGCTCAccgtgagagaaagagagagcacaTGCAGGGCTCGTTGACAGATCTGTCACTGTCCCGATGGGACCAGGGCTGCGTcgtcatgaaagtttatcatttgcacgtgtttttaagccttgccaatttaaacattcagacgCAAGACGACGCAAAAGATGCAGCTGGAGGGCAAtaagtgatttttctatataggaatcgctatcagaaactcaaaatttctTATGTTTTGCAtcgtttatggttgctcaaatcgATCAAACCAAGAAACCACAAGGAGATTTTATCTTTTACATAAATTTCatcgttttttaactttaaaagttgtagCCTTTAATAGCGTTATGcgtctgctgatactgaaattaatatggatacctgcttaccttttttgtttttgacttggttaaatattcacattcttcatggtatcgtttgcagggaagagaagctaCTTTATCCTAttgcatgatcatttggtgttttcacttaaGTTTCGTAGAATTTCgttcacaatgttgatctggttaccgtgaaaacagtgtcacACGCTGATGtttcagccatcatatggtagaaaatgtccaaataaaaaaaatgtgttcaacaagctgacagaagtcggGCCAGTAAATATAActagttttaatgttgtctttgtaaatattcactttcctaCACGGCCACGGAGGAGAATCAGAGGGTCAcattcagcggacagacacgacactgtattttattgtattaatttcaacaaatgacaaacaaaatcaaacacaTAGAAGCTCctgaacagttttgaagtgaCTACGTGCAAGAGTGAGTCATACttgcaaatgtaatgttaattattaaatcaaacaaaataacaaaacttttaaaaacactcggcaatgtgattattttattgagtgataggcTCAACTTGCTTCCCTTATTGTTTTTACACATAGAAAAGGCTATAATTGTATTACACTGTCCAGTCTTTTCCCCTGAAAACGATGATGTGAGTTCCTTTTACAATTCTtgattcagcataaatgacctacgatggagacatttttcacaatcacgacagaaaatcaaaatactgcCCTAAACtcactagcagaaaggcagtgcgatataaacaaaccagaccAGAACTGAACACggcgtgacggcagcttcacattctctatatatCTACTGCCTCGATGACAGTCAAatctttcaattcagtagaaaaatcactcctcttcataacataaggatcacatccaaaatatgttgtgattttctgtttatacctttctaaaccagcacagtacggacttttctccatctcttccattctaatttttACTTCCTGCCCTCCATCTGAATTTTGCGCGTCATCGGAATCACGTGATCGCAAACAAGCTATTGAGCTCTTTCACGTCTTGCACTTCAACAgacaatttcacacaaaataatgtcaaaatgcccatcttggtgattatcctagtaaacatagtcggttatgtcttttGTAAGCAGTCGGAAAGTAAACgtatgtgtaacagtatattggatctgtgcattaatcttaaagtgacagcagcctaatattcctgctgctgtctgtgtttaatgttaatcaaacaacaaggatcaatctatatttaatttatacagtgaacactatgcagtgctattttacacTTCATTACTTAATTCAATTTCTTTACTTAATCTACATCTAACTACCTGAAGAGCACTGTTTATTTATCTTttctattgtgtttatttgtgttattgcttgtagtttgattatttgaccttattttattacagactgTTTACTTGACTTTAATGGTGtttgaaatgtatatattatattcatgtaGAATTGTCTTCATTTGCATTGTTCTTGCATTCCACATAAAACTCTGGcgagtaaaattaaaaaaaaaaattactagaCTTGAGCTTCAGTGTGTCTGTAGAGGGTTTTGTGGTTAAACATGTAAGAGCAGACTATCAGTTGAATTACGATGGTCAGTTGGCACAATTGTGATTGTAGTCCCACTGTGCTTGCTTATTAAAAACTGTCACtaatcagttaaaaaaaaatgcaattttacaccagaaacattaaacaaatgAGATGAAGTGTTTTAAAACTAGGGATGTGCGAGACTAGCCGACTGGTCAATTCAACAATACAGCTGCTGCTAGTCGTTTACAACTcttttctcaacttttttttttttttttttgcacatttgatTTTcgctttatatttttacaaaggttacatttaaattaccgtcatgttaatgttacatcttgaaattaatatattatttagaaAAGTGTAtatctgcagaaaaaaaaacaaaaaaaaaaaacatttgttggTTTTCTCTGTGGCGCTCGCGGTGGGTTCAGAGAAATGTGGTGAGGGAGTATTGTGAAAGCCTACacaaaacttttccattttcttCTATGTCATGTCAAACTAGTTAAGCTTGTTTAGGCTTGTTATACATCCGGTTATGAGGGACAAAGAAACATTATGAATGAAACGTGAACAGTTGCTATAGCAACATCCTAACGAAGAAAATACGGTTAAATAATGTAGTTTTCAGTACACGTCAAGATTTTCTTGCGATTTTTGCCACCTGTCATGTGAACAGATACTTTTCATACACGAGAAGCACGTTCAAACCAGGACACGCACTGTGTGTCACTCAAGTGGTTGCCATGGTAACGAACAACAAAATCTTAATGCGCTGATTTATTATGTGGACTAACTTTTATTTGAGGAAATCTGTTTATAATAGGCTATTAGGTTTAAATGTATTGGTCCTGCGCTACAGAGCGGTGCAGATATGACGTTAACCGGCAGTTAGCATCACACTGGTTCCCTTGACAacaacccaataggatttttccataggcttttggattattacACAAAACAGGCTCTGTGATCAAAGGCTTATGATAcacgttttgtccatcaagacaattttcacagatgaacataaattttatgaattttgaagcctaaatacagtcaccagaagtaaaaagctaaaggcAGACAATAAACGAACTCGCTCgacttcaacgtcaccatcactaagcttccgacaactctttcagtttttatctaaaaacattttcccagaaTGTTTGAGTTAGACTAGTTTATAAGAGCATAATGAGGCTATAAATGGGGActgagtttacctgttcggcgtgatgacgtttaatgtccccGACAGTctgtgtagtcccatttagccacttgttagtaACCGCAATTTCAAGACACATAACAGCATAAAAAAATCATGAGTGGGGTAATACTGTAGTATTTTATGTCGTAGAATTGGATGTAGATTTGGACTAGTCGGTTGCAAAATTTCCAAATTTAAATTTCCAAATTTAAACGGTTATGAAATTAGTCGTTGCACACATCCCTAATTCAAACTACTGTTTGCTTTAGTTTTCAGTCCAGCTATCTGTGTCACATGACGTGAATAGTTTAACGGTAAGTATCAAGACTTCAAATTTAGACCAAACTCATGTCAAGATCTGTAATCAAACAATAATCATATTTTGTACAATTCAGTTCAAGTAACCCATACAAAGACATGGGAAACAACCTAATACAAACCTAAAAACAAAGCCATTTTAATACTGCCTttcattatttgtgtgtgtgcatctaattttaagatttattaACTGCAGAGCTCAAATCCTCTCAAGGTCAGTCTCTCCTGTTTCACACTGAGATTAAAACCAAATCCTGGATCAATGAAAacaagagagacagagaatgaGAAGCAGATGAAGTCTTTAATCTATGGATTGTCTCATTTTCAGGGCAAAAACTGCGTCCTGACAAACGATTGCTTGAGTTCCCACAACTGCAGCTTCGTGGAGCTCAAATCTGCAGCGTTCTGCTGTTTCAAACACAAACGTGATCGTGTGTgaagtttctgtgtgtgtgtgtgaacgtgTCTTCTGTCAAAACCACCACACCAGGAGCCTTTGGTCTTTTTTTAGCAGTGTCATGTTGAGAAGATAGCATTAAACTTACGTTCAGGGCAATCTTAGCAGCCTCCGCCTCTGAGCGACTGTCAAAACTTACAAACCCCACCGGCTGCAGAAAACACAAAGAAATCAAGGCAAGGAACAGAAAAAGCTCTTCAAACTGCTCAAAACAGCAGTTTCTAACTATTTGGATATAAAGACGACTGAGTGAgtgttaaagtcaacatgaaatgacattcaAAGCACATTTTACTTACTGGAATGTGACATATTTCCCAGTGACACAATGTTCAAGAAAATAATGTCAgtcaggacttgattttgtcatgGTGAACTGATGTGATGCTGTaaagtgtgtgtttctgtgtttctGATCTGAATGGGATTTTGCAGTTGATTTTAGAGACGTTGAAGGAATTAAAGAGGATGTGTAAGGAGATCAGGACTGGTACAGCAATAAACCAACCGTTGGACTATCACTGACCGCTGTGACCGACGGAAAACTGACACAGACtcacagagacacaaacactgTCATTTACCACTGCAGCAGCACAAGTGAAGCCGAGAGATAAACAGAAACAGTCTGACATACGGAAATGAGCTGTAGATTCACCCCGTCACCACAAAAACACTGTCTTTCTATCATTTTGGTCCTTCTACTGACTTCCAGTGATCTCTGACCCTACACTAAACTCACAAAACCTTCTCTACTGtcttattacattatatatctGTGTTTGTTTAATATCTTCATAAGCCACTTCAGCTTTTACTGTGGAGACGTTTGTTCACACACACTTTATCAGCGAGGTCCTCTCACTGACATTTAAGATAATATTATTTCTAACCCTCGAATGTCCTCGTTACAACACAGGAAGTGTGTCTCAACTTCCTTTatgcttttgaaaaaataagagggatttctaaaaatacacaaacactcCAACTATATAAAGCttcacaaagaaagaaagaaagacaaatggACATGGAATCGACATGgaatatttctatttataatAGTTCAAGTAAATTTAGTGACCATTTAGTGATATTGAGTGACCATTTATAAAACAtatctttcttttcatttacacattcatataaatatttagCTAAAATCCTcatgttaataaatataaagttcCTGGACACATTATTCATCAACATCTGGAAAACTGAGAATAAAAACATCAACCATGTAAATATTGATCTATAATGGActcttttcacagactgtgatgttGCATTTCCacactgtaaatcaagaaaagttttctttttctttttttaatgtaatgtacaTAATATAGCACTATACtttgtataaaattaaattgttgcattaaattacaaaaaaaaaacttcctgaAGTCATCTGACTATCTTGAAATTACCCAGAACACACCAGTTATCAACTTGCAacctcctagcaaccacccaaaccatcctagcaactgcctagaaaCCACTCAAAGTACCATAGtgactgcatagcaacaccctgtcTGTCTGACCAACTACATGACCTTAAAAGCTTCAAACTATTGCTAACTGTTGTCGAGTCAACATCACAGTTCGTCTTTATCTAGTTTAGCCCAGCTGTGATTGATTCACATCTTTCTCTCCTGTTCTTCAGGTTTAGGATGATTGTGTTCATTTAGAGTATTAATGTGTCGTATATttgtaaaatgcattatatactTGTGATTCATATACTTGAAGGAATCATTGATATTTCTCACCTGTTTAGAGGTGAATCTGATTAAGGATCCTTCATAACCCTAATGAAGAGAATCAAATACGAAGAACGTTCATGTTGGCAGCAGTTTCatgacaaacacaaacatttagATGTGTGTCCGACTCTTTTGGATTTGGGTCAAACACAATGAATCTCACCTGAAAAGGCCTGAATAACAGGTAAAGCTCTCTGGGCTTGATGTCCAGCGGCAAACCGCTGACAAACAGAGTCCTGACCTGCAGAAGAGAGTCACGTGATCACTGCTAGAAAAGGCTTTATTATCATGTGTCAGGAGAATTACTCGACACttcaaagtgtttttattttataaagactTTCGTGTTTCAGAATGAACAGTGATGCAGCAGAACTACACAATCAAAACACACAAACTGAGTCTGAAGTAAAAACACGAGAAAAACTGAGAAagaaaaattcataaaaatctgCTTAATAACACATGAACACTGATGCCGTGTAATTATTATCATCCAATTAACTTTTAGTGTCATTGGCAGTTTCGAGTTTTAAATGTtgctaatattttaaatgaagctaatgatattcattatagttatcattattattattaagtaaatAGTAACTTACTTCTTCATCCGTGCTGTTATGTTCATTTTCGCTGGAATTGTTCATTCTGGAgcagaaatatgaaattaaactcATGAGCTCGTGCAGAACGTCTGCCAGCTCCGGCGCGCTCCCGTGGTGAGATGCGCGCGTCCGCATTGCGCGTCATGGTGGCGTCGTGCGCGAGCTTGATTTAAAAGGACAATCATTTTCCTTTTCCTTGaaactttaatttaatatatatatatatatatatatatatatatatatatatatatatatatatatatatacacacacacacaccctttatACTCCCTTATTCAGCAAATAATGAGTGATACCTTTAGAAAATGCCGATCAGCGAGCCATCAGTTTCCcacaaacactgaaaataacATGGGAAGGGAAAAACACTCAAATGTTTAAAGTGTATGGAAATACTGTAGAAGAAATGTCAATTCACATCAGAAGTTTAAACCATGATGCAAAGGTCATCTGTCACAACACCTTAACCAGCACTGACCGCTGCCCTTTATTACCTGCAGCCTCTGTTCGCTATTTATAGACCCCGTCATATTCAATCAAACCAGAACTTATGTTTTCTATACAAAACTCTGATGTTCTAAACAACAACCTTCCAAACgtcagaagagagagagagagtgtgtgtgtgtgtgtgtgtgtgtgtgtgtgtgtgtcacaatAGCTGGAAATGCGACGCTAAATATTGACTAACTCGCTTTCAGTGGTTTCAGTTTGGCGGCACCATGTGGAACAGAAATGCAGTGCACAAGAAACAAAAACACGGCCAGACACACGTGACAGAGTTTTTAATGCATCAATAACTTACAACACAACCTAATACAGAAACATTATGTGCAGGTCAACAGCAGGAAATAAACTGTAAGCAAAAGCAAATCTGTGTTCATCTTTTATATTTCAGATTCTCAGCTGTTCTGTGATTTCAGCTTCTCGCCGGAGTCGAATTTCCTTTCACCGTTTTCTTAAGATGATGGTAATTCGGCAAAATCTTCATCAGGAAGTCCAGCTGCAGCGTTTGAGGCTTGAATGGAGAGACAGAGAGTCAGAATGAAGCGCTGATTTATCTTCATCATATCATATCTTTACGTCCGGTTACCTGCGGCCTCTCGGTCTGCACGCGTCTCAAACACTCGGAGCCGTAGATAACCGTGTTTTCCGGAATCACTTCACACGTGTTCACCTGACAACACGCGCCGACGATGCAGCCGCTGGTCAGAATCACGTTCCTCCcgacttcagctgaacacaaacacaaacatcatCAGCCGCTCTTTCAGTGTTTCTCCATGACTTTCACAGACGCTTTTCTCACCTTTGGATTCGATGACGTTGTTGTCCCCGATTTTCAAGGCCTGAgacactgaaaaaacaaactcaaGTTAGATTTAGTTGACAGAAGCTTGAAGCTGAAGCGACGGTCTGATGAAATGAAGACATACCGCATCCGACCTCAAAGACGTTATTGATCCCGATGCTCATGGTTTTGGGCTCCACATCCTCGGCGTCGGGCAGGATGTTTTCAGGAAAACTGATTTCACACGCATGATGAGAGAAGAAACAGACTTTAAGGATTTGTTCACTCAAAATTAAACATCCAAACCCAtaatttatatgtgaataaaagcctaaattaaatctgttgaTCATAAAAAGTGaccgtgtctcttcagaagattaAACCGCTCCGTTCATACAGGTTTATTTCATCATCTCCTCATGAATGTTTTTTCAGAGGTGAAGGACAcaaaccctcagatttcattaaaaacatcttcatgAATGAAGTCTTGTGTGTTTGATAAATAATGACCTGTTGATGATCAAGGCTTGCTCCTCGATCAGGTTTCCCTCTCCGATCACGATGGGTCCGGCCTCCGCGATGATCCGAGCCTTCGGGTGAACGACGGTCCGAGCTCCTGAAATCCAGAGCAGAGTCATTCCACAAAACAGACCACATTTCCAACTAATATGCTCTTCGATCACAAAACCTCGACTCAATTATTGCTTTGATAAAACAATTTCTACATACTAAAAACATTAACCGCACACACGTTCATCCTTCAGTGTCAGTtcaacctaaaatgaaaatgacctcctcattttctcaccctgctGTTGTTCTgatgcccttctttctttttcagaccTCAAAAGGAGAGTTTTTTAAACCGCCCCGCTCGCGCTCGTCTGGATAATggtggttaaagggttagttcacccaaaaatgaaaataatgtaattcattactcaccctcatgtggttctacacccataaggtcttcgttcatcttcagaacacaaattaagatattttttaaagaaatccgatggctcagtgaggcctgcatagccagtaATGCCattgaacttctcaagatccagaaaggtactcaaaacatatttgaaacaattcatgtgagtacagtggttcaatct
It encodes the following:
- the dctn6 gene encoding dynactin subunit 6, encoding MADPSAKQTGQKSVKIAAGAVVCVESDIRGDVTIGARTVVHPKARIIAEAGPIVIGEGNLIEEQALIINSFPENILPDAEDVEPKTMSIGINNVFEVGCVSQALKIGDNNVIESKAEVGRNVILTSGCIVGACCQVNTCEVIPENTVIYGSECLRRVQTERPQPQTLQLDFLMKILPNYHHLKKTVKGNSTPARS